One Oryza glaberrima chromosome 11, OglaRS2, whole genome shotgun sequence genomic region harbors:
- the LOC127753931 gene encoding uncharacterized protein LOC127753931 — protein MDPPARRLMDSRAAAQLEAPLPDPYAAETFEDLLRELGVDPSIHTVVRSAGRWMDPAAAAARVPVRFHRTLQRLGIDPNSDARSIRDMLQEFYRVVYQGEVYWAGRVIRPRPSPVLGRRRRAADGDAPMQPPSKYARVRGVSRDVLLGLALTKACDARQEECAVCLSDFEEKDRLRTMPCSHSFHEICLFRWLSESCLCPLCRYALPKQQQVQSC, from the coding sequence ATGGATCCGCCGGCTCGCAGATTGATGGATtctcgggcggcggcgcagttgGAGGCGCCACTTCCTGATCCGTACGCGGCAGAAACATTCGAAGACCTACTCCGAGAATTGGGAGTCGACCCTAGTATCCACACCGTAGTCCGTAGCGCCGGGAGATGGATggatccggcagcggcagcagcacgaGTTCCAGTGAGATTCCACCGCACGCTCCAACGCCTAGGAATCGACCCCAATAGCGATGCCCGGAGCATCCGCGACATGCTACAAGAGTTCTATCGAGTGGTGTACCAGGGAGAGGTGTACTGGGCTGGCCGAGTCATCAGGCCTCGTCCTTCGCCCGTGCTAGgacgacgtcgccgcgccgccgacggggaTGCCCCGATGCAGCCGCCGAGCAAGTACGCTCGAGTACGCGGCGTGTCGCGCGATGTCCTTCTGGGCCTCGCGCTGACGAAGGCGTGCGACGCGAGGCAGGAGGAGTGCGCCGTGTGCCTCAGCGACTTCGAGGAGAAAGACAGGCTGAGGACGATGCCGTGTTCGCATTCCTTCCACGAGATCTGCCTCTTCCGTTGGCTCAGCGAAAGCTGCCTCTGTCCTCTCTGCCGCTACGCGCTGCCCAAGCAGCAGCAGGTTCAAAGCTGCTGA
- the LOC127754018 gene encoding phosphoglycerate mutase-like protein 4, translating to MRGTVRPRIQAAGPAGRRWLRLAATLRPISPATAAVRYPLFPLACGRGGQVPALTMAKEVDRFMELVVVRHGETSWNASRIVQGQMDPELNEIGKQQAVVVAHRLAREARPAAIYSSDLKRAAETAEIIAKACDVSNLVLTEALRERHMGYLQGLTWDDAMNKSPGVFKGFANFEVKNGLDFDDRNRELPGGGESLNQLSERCISYLNKVAQNHIGERVIVVGHGAAILELCRHTDPPNSSIRRKIPNTSLNIFRISGVTGRWILERCGDVGHLSENGFLENAFGGDGASA from the exons ATGCGAGGCACAGTTCGTCCAAGAATTCAGGCCGCAGGACCTGCTGGTCGCCGGTGGCTGAGGTTAGCAGCCACCCTCCGCCCAATCTCGCCGGCTACGGCGGCTGTCAGGTATCCTCTGTTCCCTCTCGCCTGCGGCCGCGGCGGTCAGGTGCCAGCTCTCACCATGGCGAAGGAGGTCGATCGGTTCATGGAGCTGGTGGTTGTCCGGCACGGCGAGACGTCGTGGAACGCCTCCCGCATCGTTCAG GGGCAAATGGATCCAGAGCTGAACGAGATTGGAAAACAGCAGGCTGTTGTG GTGGCTCATCGTCTGGCAAGAGAAGCTAGGCCAGCTGCTATATACTCGTCTGATTTGAAGCGTGCTGCTGAGACTGCAGAAATCATAGCAAAAGCCTGTGATGTATCAAAC TTAGTGTTGACTGAAGCACTAAGAGAAAGGCACATGGGATATCTGCAAGGTTTGACGTGGGATGATGCTATGAATAAAAGCCCAGGCGTTTTCAAAGGCTTTGCTAATTTTGAAGTTAAAAATGGTTTGGACTTTGATGACAGAAACCGAGAATTGCCG GGTGGTGGAGAAAGTCTTAATCAGTTAAGTGAGCGGTGCATCTCCTACCTGAACAAAGTTGCTCAGAATCATATCG GGGAGCGGGTGATTGTTGTCGGCCATGGTGCTGCCATACTAGAACTCTGCCGGCACACTGATCCACCCAACAGCTCGATTCGCAGGAAAATTCCCAATACTTCACTGAACATTTTCCGCATTTCCGGCGTCACCGGCCGGTGGATCCTTGAGAGGTGTGGAGACGTCGGCCATCTCAGTGAAAATGGCTTTCTGGAGAACGCATTTGGCGGCGATGGAGCCTCTGCCTAA
- the LOC127754089 gene encoding tryptamine hydroxycinnamoyltransferase 1-like, which yields MEVQVKRTLVVPPLPSRETEEAPLTVFDLVAPTYHVTVLFAFSPPNPTTSALLDALSATLSHFPLLTARIERRGGRRRPFFVTGRGGAGALVVEAEVSSELADHLPLAPSPELARLHPPVNTDAPTPHVLLVQINRFACGGLVVASSAHHQAADGFSMSTFFHAWTDAVRRNGAPLLDRPVPYGPGALSPRRPPRCEFAHRSKEFLPHDGVASRQGQGADTGAVRINPSEVANVLLHYPSEFVAELKRRAQGKYTTFETVSAHVWKKITAVRGLDAGARTSVNVSVNGRARLGTAAVPNGFFGNLIITASSGATARELTTGTLADAAALVRAGIRAVDRRYFQSFIDFGALHVDGGSDEEEPLEPANVEDPGVLSPDVDSDSWLHLELHRLDLGRGGRLAGIMPAKVPEDGVVVVMPSLRKDGGVEVFVALWEKHAHELTNIAYTMD from the coding sequence ATGGAGGTACAGGTGAAGAGGACTTTGgtcgtgccgccgctgccgtcacgCGAGACGGAGGAGGCGCCGCTCACCGTGTTCGACCTCGTCGCGCCGACGTACCACGTCACCGTCCTCTTCGCCTTCTCCCCGCCGAACCCGACCACCAGCGCCCTCCTCGACGCCCTCTCCGCCACGCTCTCGCACTTCCCGCTCCTCACCGCGCGCatcgagcgccgcggcggccgtcgtcgccCGTTCTTCGTCACGGGcagaggtggcgccggcgcacTCGTCGTGGAGGCCGAGGTGTCGTCCGAGCTCGCTGACCACCTcccgctcgcgccgtcgccggagctcgCGCGCCTCCACCCGCCGGTCAACACGGACGCGCCGACGCCGCATGTGCTGCTGGTGCAGATCAACCGCTTCGCGTGCGGCGGCCTCGTGGTCGCCTCGTCGGCGCACCACCAGGCCGCCGACGGGTTCTCCATGAGCACCTTCTTTCACGCGTGGACGGACGCCGTCCGTCGCAACGGCGCGCCGCTGCTTGACCGACCTGTACCGTACGGCCCCGGCGCGCtctcgccgcgccggccgccgcggtgcGAGTTCGCGCACCGCAGCAAGGAGTTCTTGCCGCACGACGGCGTCGCGAGCAGGCAAGGTCAAGGCGCCGACACCGGCGCCGTCCGCATCAACCCTTCCGAGGTCGCCAACGTGCTGCTGCACTACCCGAGCGAGTTCGTCGCCGAGCTCAAGCGGCGCGCGCAGGGCAAGTACACCACGTTCGAGACCGTGTCGGCGCACGTCTGGAAGAAGATCACCGCCGTGCGCGGGCTCGACGCCGGCGCGCGCACGTCGGTGAACGTCTCCGTGAACGGCCGCGCCCGGCTCGGGACGGCCGCCGTGCCAAACGGCTTCTTCGGCAACCTCATCATCACCGCGAGCTCCGGCGCGACAGCGAGGGAACTGACTACCGGCACCctcgcggacgcggcggcgctggtccGCGCGGGGATCCGCGCCGTCGACCGGCGCTACTTCCAGTCGTTCATCGACTTCGGCGCGCTCcacgtcgacggcggcagcgacgaggaggagccgcTTGAGCCGGCGAACGTGGAGGATCCCGGCGTGCTGTCGCCGGACGTGGACTCGGACAGCTGGCTGCACCTGGAGTTGCACCGGCTGGACCtggggcgcggcgggcggctcgCCGGGATCATGCCGGCGAAGGTGCCGGAGgacggggtggtggtggtgatgccgAGCCTGAGGAAAGATGGTGGGGTGGAGGTGTTCGTGGCGCTGTGGGAGAAGCACGCGCATGAGCTCACCAACATCGCCTACACCATGGATTAG
- the LOC127753724 gene encoding LOW QUALITY PROTEIN: pentatricopeptide repeat-containing protein At1g52620-like (The sequence of the model RefSeq protein was modified relative to this genomic sequence to represent the inferred CDS: deleted 2 bases in 1 codon): protein MFRLLPRITPLPRRRLRRSHNPNPLISPAVAASLAGVLATRSTNPTWARSLAALLPSPLSDAHLAAAVSSLPDPDLAVALLSWSQSPDHHVALQDPTPLAHSALLRLLARSRRFDAVDDTLQSMSLAGPAPTRACLGALVAAYADAGMLGKATEMCERVREQYGSLPVVTHCNRLLKLLVEQRRWDDARKLYDEMLAEENAADNYSTCVLVRGLCLERRVEEGLKLIEARWGAGCIPHVVFYNVLIDGYCRRGDMGRGLLLLGEMETKGFLPTLVTYGSLINWLGKKGDLEKIGSLFLEMSKRGLSPNVQIYNSVTDALCKCRSATQAMVILKQMFASGRDPDIITFNTLITGLCHEGHVQKAEHFLREAIRRELNPNQFSYTPLIHGFCMRGELMTASDLLVEMMGRGHTPDVVTFGALIHGLVVAGKVSEALIVREKMTERQVFPDVNIYNVLISGLCKKHMLPAAKNILEEMLEKNVQPDVFVYATLIDGFIRSENLGDARKIFEFMEHKGVRPDIVSCNAMIKGYCQFGMMSEAILCMSNMRKVGCIPDEFTYTTVISGYAKQGNLNGALRWLCDMIKRKCKPNVVTYSSLINGYCKTGDTDSAEGLFANMQAEALSPNVVTYTILIGSLFKKDKVLRAGLYFETMLLNHCSPNDVTLHYLVNGLTSCTPCVINSIWCNISEVHGKDALLVVFKKLVFDIGDPRNSAYNAIIFSLCRHNMLREALDFKNRMAKKGYVPNPITFLSLLYGFCSVGKSMNWRTILPNEFQQEEFEIIFRYKFLFDQYATESVCCEVSRVLQQYLAECKSLQRVEQKFANS from the exons ATGTTCAGGCTCCTGCCCCGCATCaccccgctcccgcgccgccgcctccgtcgcagTCACAACCCAAACCCACTAATCTCCCCCGCCGTCGCTGCTTccctcgccggcgtcctcgccaCCCGCTCCACGAACCCCACCTGGGCACGGTCCCTCGCGGCGCTGCTCCCCTCCCCGCTCTCCGacgcccacctcgccgccgctgtctcctCCCTG CCCGAccccgacctcgccgtcgctcTCCTCTCCTGGTCACAGTCCCCCGACCACCATGTCGCCCTCCAGGACCCTACTCCTCTCGCCCACTccgcgctgctccgcctcctcgcccgctCCCGCCGCTTCGACGCCGTGGACGACACGCTCCAGTCTATGTCTCTCGCGGGCCCCGCGCCCACGCGCGCCTGCCTCggcgcgctcgtcgccgcctaCGCCGACGCTGGCATGCTCGGGAAGGCCACAGAGATGTGCGAGCGCGTAAGGGAGCAGTACGGCTCGCTCCCGGTGGTGACCCATTGCAACCGTCTGCTCAAGCTCCTGGTGGAGCAGCGGCGCTGGGATGACGCCCGTAAGCTGTATGATGAAATGCTTGCCGAGGAGAATGCTGCGGATAACTACAGTACTTGTGTGCTTGTCCGGGGACTGTGCCTGGAAAGGCGAGTGGAAGAGGGGTTGAAATTGATTGAAGCAAGGTGGGGAGCTGGGTGCATTCCACATGTAGTGTTCTATAACGTCTTGATCGATGGGTATTGCCGGCGCGGGGATATGGGTAGAGGATTGTTGCTCTTGGGAGAAATGGAGACAAAGGGATTCTTGCCAACCCTTGTGACATATGGTTCTCTTATAAATTGGCTTGGGAAGAAGGGTGATCTAGAGAAGATTGGGAGTTTATTTTTGGAGATGAGTAAAAGGGGATTGTCCCCCAATGTCCAGATTTATAACAGTGTCACAGATGCTTTGTGCAAATGCCGGTCTGCAACACAGGCTATGGTGATCTTGAAGCAGATGTTTGCAAGTGGACGTGACCCAGATATCATCACATTTAATACTTTGATAACTGGGCTTTGCCACGAAGGGCATGTTCAAAAGGCTGAGCATTTTTTGAGGGAAGCCATCAGGAGGGAGTTGAACCCAAATCAGTTTAGCTACACTCCATTGATTCATGGGTTCTGCATGAGAGGGGAGTTGATGACTGCATCAGATTTGCTTGTGGAAATGATGGGCAGAGGGCATACTCCTGATGTTGTCACATTTGGAGCACTAATTCATGGTCTTGTAGTTGCTGGTAAAGTCAGTGAGGCTTTGATTGTTCGTGAGAAGATGACAGAAAGACAGGTATTCCCGGATGTTAATATATACAATGTATTGATTAGTGGTTTGTGCAAGAAACACATGCTTCCTGCAGCTAAGAACATTCTTGAAGAGATGCTTGAGAAAAATGTCCAACCTGATGTGTTTGTTTATGCCACATTAATTGATGGGTTCATTAGGAGTGAGAATCTTGGTGACGCAAGGAAAATATTCGAATTCATGGAACACAAGGGTGTCCGCCCTGACATTGTTAGCTGCAATGCCATGATAAAAGGTTATTGTCAGTTTGGTATGATGAGCGAGGCAATTCTATGCATGAGCAACATGAGAAAGGTTGGGTGCATCCCGGACGAGTTTACATATACTACAGTCATTAGTGGCTATGCTAAACAAGGTAACCTTAATGGAGCTCTAAGGTGGTTATGTGATATGATCAAGCGGAAATGCAAGCCAAATGTTGTTACATACTCTTCATTAATAAATGGATACTGTAAGACAGGTGATACAGACTCTGCAGAAggtttgtttgcaaatatgcagGCTGAAGCTCTATCTCCTAATGTGGTAACTTATACCATCCTAATTGGTAGTCTGTTTAAAAAAGACAAAGTACTCAGAGCTGGTTTGTACTTTGAAACCATGTTGCTTAACCATTGTTCTCCTAATGATGTTACCTTACATTATCTTGTCAATGGGCTCACTAGTTGTACCCCTTGTGTCATCAACTCTATCTGGTGTAACATTAGCGAGGTGCATGGCAAGGATGCCCTTTTAGTCGTATTCAAGAAATTGGTTTTTGACATAGGGGATCCAAGGAATtcagcatacaatgccatcatctTCAGCCTGTGTAGACATAATATGCTCAGGGAAGCATTGGATTTTAAAAATAGGATGGCTAAAAAGGGCTATGTGCCGAATCCTATCACCTTCCTTTCACTTCTTTATGGCTTTTGTTCTGTTGGAAAATCAATGAATTGGAGGACCATCCTTCCTAATGAATTTCAGCAAGAGGAGTTCGAGATAATCTTTAGATACAAATTTTTGTTTGACCAATATGCAACTGAGTCAGTTTGCTGTGAAGTCTCCAGGGTTTTACAGCAATATCTTGCAGAGTGTAAATCCTTGCAACGAGTGGAGCAGAAATTTGCTAATTCTTGA